From one Lysinibacillus sp. G4S2 genomic stretch:
- a CDS encoding phosphotransferase: protein MVYNEVVKIGDAYLLALVSELYGLEGYEIKPVRSHIGGRNVVYTCEKEGTDATILRISFLNDRSRGDFQGEVEYIRYLFEHGGSVSDVVNSRKGNLLEEITHNNHTFFICMFQKAKGKMLVENNYRYREGIPITEYYYNCGKVLGKLHQLSKGYTPVHSRYSFFDKYTAEYIEKLIPGSLPLLKEKMLDLLKNLKELDRNRESFGMVHFDYNDGNYSIDFDTGQITVYDFDNSCYCWYMFDLAGLWTQGVGWIQFEPDAGKRKKFMDNYFETVLEGYKSETGIENSMLDKLPLFIQVTLMEGIVDAFEVLRNNGEELECDEELSYLIKCLEDDIPYKGFFHEIYSCEEPFEYEKQNV, encoded by the coding sequence ATGGTTTATAATGAGGTAGTTAAAATCGGTGATGCATACTTACTTGCATTAGTATCAGAGTTGTACGGGTTGGAAGGTTATGAAATCAAGCCGGTTAGGTCACATATTGGAGGGCGCAATGTCGTTTATACCTGTGAGAAAGAGGGTACCGACGCAACAATACTCAGAATCTCCTTCTTAAATGATAGAAGCCGGGGAGATTTCCAGGGTGAAGTCGAGTATATCAGGTATTTATTCGAACATGGTGGAAGCGTTTCGGATGTAGTCAACTCTCGGAAGGGGAATTTGCTGGAAGAGATAACTCATAATAATCATACTTTTTTTATCTGCATGTTTCAAAAGGCTAAAGGAAAAATGCTTGTGGAAAATAATTATAGGTATCGGGAAGGAATCCCAATTACCGAATACTATTATAATTGCGGTAAAGTCTTGGGGAAACTGCACCAATTATCAAAAGGATACACTCCTGTCCATAGTCGGTATAGTTTTTTTGACAAATACACTGCTGAATATATCGAGAAACTGATACCAGGTTCATTACCACTTCTGAAGGAAAAGATGTTAGACCTCCTTAAAAACCTAAAAGAATTGGACAGGAATCGTGAGTCTTTCGGTATGGTCCATTTTGATTACAACGACGGGAATTATTCAATAGATTTTGATACTGGACAAATTACCGTATATGATTTCGATAATTCATGTTACTGTTGGTATATGTTTGATCTAGCAGGTCTCTGGACGCAAGGAGTTGGCTGGATACAATTTGAACCAGACGCTGGTAAACGGAAAAAGTTCATGGATAATTATTTTGAAACAGTTCTCGAAGGATACAAATCCGAGACAGGAATCGAAAATTCGATGTTGGATAAGTTGCCCTTATTTATCCAAGTAACCCTTATGGAAGGTATTGTAGATGCATTTGAGGTGTTACGGAACAATGGTGAAGAACTGGAGTGTGACGAGGAGTTGTCGTATCTCATAAAATGCTTGGAGGACGATATTCCGTATAAAGGTTTTTTCCATGAAATTTACTCGTGTGAAGAACCATTTGAATATGAGAAACAAAATGTTTAG
- a CDS encoding SRPBCC domain-containing protein produces the protein MKADVSLDYQFTSSIEQVWEALTDSDTLEKWIWKNDFKPVVGHKFQFRAEPNEWWDGIVNCEVLKVEEPHTLSYTWASAGETTTVTWTLTQGADGTTNLHLDQTGFSEATKARQGAIEGAKYAWTNMGTQLEKVLAAL, from the coding sequence ATGAAAGCAGATGTATCTTTAGATTATCAATTCACAAGTTCAATCGAGCAGGTTTGGGAGGCATTAACGGATTCAGACACACTTGAAAAATGGATATGGAAAAATGACTTTAAACCAGTCGTAGGGCATAAATTTCAATTCCGAGCAGAGCCAAATGAATGGTGGGATGGAATTGTCAATTGCGAGGTGCTTAAAGTGGAAGAACCTCATACATTATCTTACACTTGGGCAAGTGCTGGAGAAACCACTACTGTTACATGGACATTGACACAAGGCGCAGATGGAACTACTAATCTACACCTAGATCAAACTGGATTCAGTGAAGCAACGAAAGCCCGCCAAGGAGCAATCGAGGGAGCTAAATATGCTTGGACTAACATGGGGACTCAGCTTGAAAAAGTGTTAGCAGCATTGTAA
- a CDS encoding diphthine--ammonia ligase: MAELMNWKNGAQGHKFIASFSGGKDSVLALYKAAKDGEAIGLIVMLEEEGQRSRSHGMPPELIRAQAKSIGLPVYTAASSWTDYEKEFMRLLEKAKNQGAEVLVTGDLDMPEHGCWHDKVTKNAGLKLGMPLWEMDHCEAVDEFINLGFVTIIVTVNLSLGMREDDLGRTLTHEYVKELEDRGIDPCGEGGEFHTTVLDGPIFKHPISVRKKEIIRDGEYAFLPLELD, from the coding sequence ATGGCAGAATTAATGAATTGGAAAAATGGTGCTCAAGGGCATAAATTTATAGCTTCTTTTAGCGGAGGAAAGGATAGTGTCTTAGCTCTTTATAAAGCAGCGAAGGATGGAGAAGCAATTGGACTAATCGTCATGCTGGAAGAAGAAGGGCAACGTTCAAGGTCTCATGGAATGCCTCCCGAACTCATACGTGCCCAAGCTAAATCTATTGGATTGCCTGTTTATACGGCCGCTTCAAGTTGGACCGATTATGAAAAAGAATTTATGCGCCTTTTAGAAAAAGCTAAAAATCAAGGTGCAGAAGTTTTAGTAACAGGTGACTTAGATATGCCTGAACATGGCTGCTGGCATGATAAGGTTACGAAGAATGCTGGATTAAAACTAGGCATGCCTTTATGGGAAATGGATCATTGTGAAGCTGTCGATGAGTTCATTAACCTAGGATTTGTAACAATCATTGTAACTGTTAATTTATCTCTAGGAATGAGAGAGGACGATTTAGGGAGAACGTTGACTCATGAATACGTAAAGGAACTTGAAGATCGTGGTATTGACCCTTGCGGAGAAGGTGGAGAGTTCCATACTACAGTACTAGATGGGCCAATTTTTAAGCATCCTATTTCAGTTCGTAAAAAAGAGATTATTAGAGACGGAGAATATGCTTTTTTACCTTTGGAACTAGATTAG
- a CDS encoding ATP-binding cassette domain-containing protein encodes MKINQLIANNINRLDVVLLEDQSLGIAGLSGSGKTTFCQTIGEESKKRLVSLLPKAEYQYLFPDIMETNFSAIKMENMPLVLFLGKSSISSNPRSTIGTHTGVFKEIRENLAEKFDLSPEVFSFNNALGWCPACKGRGTTKNVECKKCEGKRYNPEVEQYKLELWNQPHSISDLNNLSIETIYSLSEELNISEERQHILQNIINMNIGYLTLNRIMGTLSGGELTRLYLAEFMAASENTVIIIDEISVGLDHQTLLKILEQIKQLGYKNQIWLIDHSDTVLNTADEQLFFGPGSGKYGGKIVEESPRPKPLYSERNQVMPTDYYQFHDLYCRNIEMAEIQIPKNRLVTFSGESGCGKSTLVNECISMDFLKRYPKDKLVMVGQDRNQSITSRSTVATFLDIKKKLTKYSDEIDDIFQRSIEDIIEELPNEDIAHKRLSLLIKLGLGYLTLERKTQSLSTGEFQCVHLVSELFSNSRNPHTLFIFDEPSKGLSQNILNQFIDSVRDILKDESISIMMIEHNAYMLESSDFIVDFGKRQQEPVRHLDVVSHDDYFSQHNNINSVASLHISSTLDSKKGIHYLEENHISYFKNAENVYKGGILKSLSSMARLIYAEYESAIIAPVVAIDLERHLYSQYSFLYEIGGLINHIVAAHPTNKDTRSFDFFSQENHCPSCSGRLQIEKFDFDLVIQDKTVPFWDGLLHPDVMEVLKYYQYPKLQFLFDEIKNELGQDISKSYNDMTEEERHTFLYGYWEKSFYDKATKSSKKWEGFNFILGRYMVISKSIIKEQMKASKEMVPCPICQGAVLNHKKKLTFGDTDIREIIHQPIDQVIKTVGNLPELEKLKVIVGGDMTLSEDVSLLPRETKVSLKMLELELASFVGYEIVLQNVLPFWDKIKNNIEAISSQNLITICDFANIDETRETIIDKYFTNGKYKKLTYVYEAFGYKKLVTQINKIKASHKCPFCNGKKVISEDNLHDGVFKLSVPCVSCYESGINDEGRKEIVDGVDVQTWLTGKVRDVVDESLRTEAVADIPIFNRIRELNKRDMMAIYQCLEQNN; translated from the coding sequence ATGAAAATAAATCAATTAATTGCTAACAATATAAATCGTTTAGATGTTGTCTTGCTGGAAGATCAATCGTTAGGAATTGCTGGATTGTCCGGATCTGGTAAAACCACATTTTGCCAAACGATTGGTGAAGAATCCAAGAAGCGTCTCGTTTCTTTATTGCCAAAGGCTGAATATCAGTATTTATTCCCCGATATTATGGAAACGAATTTCAGTGCTATCAAAATGGAGAACATGCCTTTAGTACTTTTTCTCGGAAAATCATCCATTTCTTCCAATCCACGTTCAACGATTGGTACTCATACAGGCGTTTTTAAAGAGATTCGCGAAAATCTTGCAGAAAAGTTTGATCTTTCGCCAGAAGTTTTTTCCTTTAATAATGCATTAGGCTGGTGTCCTGCTTGTAAAGGGCGAGGCACTACTAAAAATGTTGAGTGTAAAAAGTGTGAGGGCAAGCGTTATAATCCGGAAGTGGAGCAATATAAACTAGAATTATGGAATCAACCACATAGTATTTCTGATCTTAACAATTTAAGCATTGAAACGATTTATTCCCTGTCAGAGGAATTAAATATTAGCGAGGAAAGACAACATATTCTTCAAAATATTATCAATATGAATATTGGTTACTTAACATTAAACCGCATCATGGGTACCTTGTCTGGCGGGGAACTAACACGACTTTACTTGGCAGAATTTATGGCGGCCAGTGAAAATACCGTGATTATTATTGATGAAATTTCTGTCGGACTTGATCACCAAACTCTGTTGAAAATTTTAGAACAAATCAAACAATTAGGCTATAAAAATCAAATTTGGCTTATTGATCATTCTGACACGGTGTTAAATACAGCGGATGAGCAATTGTTCTTTGGACCTGGTAGTGGGAAATACGGCGGAAAAATTGTCGAAGAATCACCACGTCCAAAACCTCTTTATTCGGAACGAAATCAGGTAATGCCAACAGACTATTATCAATTTCATGATCTTTACTGTCGTAATATTGAAATGGCAGAAATTCAAATTCCTAAAAATAGACTTGTCACCTTTTCAGGGGAGTCTGGGTGTGGCAAATCGACCCTTGTCAATGAGTGTATCTCTATGGACTTCCTAAAACGATATCCAAAAGATAAACTGGTCATGGTCGGGCAAGACCGAAACCAATCGATTACTAGCCGATCAACTGTTGCGACGTTTCTTGATATCAAAAAGAAACTTACCAAATACAGTGACGAAATTGACGATATTTTTCAACGTTCAATTGAGGACATTATTGAGGAGCTTCCGAATGAAGACATCGCTCATAAACGTTTAAGTTTACTGATCAAGCTGGGACTTGGTTATTTGACGTTAGAAAGAAAAACACAATCCTTATCAACAGGTGAATTTCAATGTGTTCATTTAGTTTCTGAGCTGTTTTCAAATTCAAGAAACCCCCATACGCTGTTTATTTTTGATGAGCCTTCAAAAGGTTTATCCCAAAATATTTTAAACCAATTTATTGATAGTGTTAGGGACATTCTGAAAGATGAATCTATCTCTATTATGATGATTGAACATAATGCCTATATGTTAGAAAGCTCTGATTTTATCGTTGATTTTGGTAAAAGACAGCAGGAACCTGTTCGACATCTTGATGTTGTCAGTCACGATGATTATTTTAGTCAACATAACAATATCAATAGTGTTGCTTCATTGCACATATCTTCAACACTAGATTCAAAAAAGGGCATTCATTACTTAGAAGAAAATCATATTAGCTATTTTAAAAATGCAGAAAACGTCTATAAGGGCGGTATTTTAAAAAGCTTATCCTCAATGGCCCGTTTAATTTATGCTGAATACGAATCTGCAATAATCGCACCAGTCGTCGCCATTGATCTTGAAAGACATTTGTATAGTCAATATAGCTTTCTGTATGAAATTGGCGGCCTGATTAACCATATTGTGGCGGCACATCCGACGAATAAAGATACAAGAAGCTTCGATTTCTTTAGTCAGGAAAATCATTGCCCAAGCTGCTCTGGTCGCCTGCAAATTGAAAAATTTGATTTTGATTTAGTCATTCAAGACAAAACAGTGCCATTCTGGGATGGTTTATTACATCCAGACGTGATGGAAGTATTAAAATATTATCAATATCCGAAATTGCAGTTCCTGTTTGATGAGATTAAAAATGAGCTGGGTCAAGATATTAGTAAGAGCTACAATGACATGACAGAAGAAGAAAGACATACATTCCTATATGGTTATTGGGAAAAGTCGTTTTATGATAAAGCAACGAAGTCTTCGAAAAAATGGGAAGGTTTTAATTTTATCCTTGGACGTTATATGGTTATTTCGAAATCAATTATTAAAGAGCAAATGAAAGCTTCAAAAGAAATGGTTCCCTGTCCAATCTGTCAAGGAGCAGTCCTAAACCATAAGAAAAAACTAACATTCGGAGACACTGATATTCGTGAGATTATTCATCAACCGATCGACCAAGTTATAAAAACAGTAGGGAACTTACCAGAGCTTGAAAAACTAAAAGTAATAGTTGGTGGCGATATGACTCTTTCAGAAGATGTCTCCTTACTTCCAAGGGAAACAAAAGTATCGTTAAAAATGCTTGAATTAGAACTAGCAAGCTTTGTCGGTTATGAAATAGTACTACAAAATGTTTTACCATTTTGGGACAAAATTAAAAATAATATCGAAGCGATAAGCAGCCAAAATCTAATTACAATCTGTGATTTTGCCAATATTGACGAAACGAGAGAAACCATTATTGATAAATATTTCACCAACGGAAAATACAAAAAACTAACGTACGTGTACGAAGCATTTGGCTATAAAAAACTTGTCACTCAAATTAATAAAATTAAAGCAAGTCATAAATGTCCATTCTGTAATGGAAAGAAAGTCATTTCAGAAGATAATCTTCACGATGGTGTGTTTAAATTATCGGTACCATGTGTTAGTTGCTATGAAAGTGGTATCAATGATGAAGGGCGTAAGGAAATTGTCGATGGTGTAGACGTGCAAACGTGGCTAACTGGTAAAGTAAGAGATGTTGTGGATGAAAGCTTACGAACGGAAGCTGTTGCAGATATTCCAATTTTCAATCGTATTCGCGAGTTGAATAAAAGAGATATGATGGCAATTTACCAATGCCTTGAACAAAATAATTAA
- a CDS encoding DHA2 family efflux MFS transporter permease subunit → MSQINYSVEKKAPYGMIAILFIGAFVAILNETLLNIALPSIMEEFDVNATAVQWLSTGYMLINGILIPASAFFIQRFSDKKLFITAMSLFTLGTFLASISPAFGVLLGARMIQAAGSAIMMPLLMNVMLTAFPVEKRGAAMGMFGLVMITAPAIGPTLSGWLIEHYNWRMLFDIVLPIAVLTLIFAAFKLKDVTPQRAIKLDVFSLVLSSIGFGGLLYGFSSAGEKGWDSPFVYGTIIIGTLALITFILRQLRLDEPLLEFRIFQYPMFALSSAISIVISVAMFSAMILMPIYVQTIRGISPMDSGLLMLPGAIVMGIMSPITGKLFDKYGARILAVIGLTITIVTTYYFSKISMNTAYSTLVLLYTLRMFGMSMVMMPVMTNGLNQLPAYRNPHGTAMNNTLQQVSGAIGSAVLITVMNHQTTAKAEELAADAMANMSANAVQPSAQAAAEMQQHIVNEAMLHGINFTFFISTLIAVIALILAFFIKRVKPNHENQTDGEHIETVNEK, encoded by the coding sequence TTGTCGCAGATAAACTATTCTGTTGAGAAAAAAGCACCTTACGGCATGATTGCCATTTTATTTATCGGGGCCTTTGTTGCTATTTTAAATGAAACATTACTAAACATTGCCCTTCCGTCCATTATGGAAGAATTTGATGTGAATGCAACGGCAGTGCAATGGCTCTCTACGGGCTATATGCTTATCAATGGTATTTTAATACCTGCGAGTGCATTCTTTATTCAGCGCTTTTCAGATAAAAAGTTATTTATTACAGCAATGTCATTGTTTACTTTGGGAACATTCCTAGCGAGTATCTCACCTGCATTTGGTGTGTTATTAGGGGCTCGAATGATTCAAGCTGCAGGATCAGCGATTATGATGCCGTTATTAATGAATGTCATGCTTACCGCTTTTCCAGTTGAAAAAAGAGGGGCAGCAATGGGAATGTTTGGACTTGTTATGATTACAGCTCCAGCGATTGGTCCGACTCTTTCTGGATGGTTGATAGAGCACTACAATTGGAGAATGTTATTTGATATTGTTCTGCCAATTGCCGTTTTAACCTTAATTTTTGCAGCCTTTAAATTAAAAGATGTAACACCACAACGTGCAATTAAGCTCGATGTTTTCTCTCTTGTTTTATCTAGCATAGGATTTGGTGGCTTGCTTTATGGTTTTAGTTCTGCAGGGGAAAAAGGATGGGATAGTCCATTTGTATACGGCACAATTATTATTGGTACACTTGCTTTAATTACCTTTATCCTTCGTCAACTTCGATTGGATGAGCCTTTGCTTGAGTTTCGAATTTTCCAATATCCAATGTTCGCCTTATCATCGGCCATTTCAATTGTTATTTCTGTGGCGATGTTTTCAGCTATGATCTTGATGCCTATTTATGTACAAACAATTCGAGGGATTTCACCTATGGACTCTGGCCTATTAATGCTTCCTGGAGCTATTGTCATGGGGATTATGTCGCCAATTACAGGGAAACTTTTTGATAAGTATGGAGCAAGAATTTTGGCCGTGATTGGATTGACCATTACCATTGTAACAACGTATTACTTTAGCAAAATTAGTATGAATACAGCTTATTCTACACTTGTTCTACTATATACCTTACGTATGTTTGGGATGTCTATGGTCATGATGCCAGTCATGACAAATGGTTTGAATCAGCTACCAGCGTATAGGAATCCACACGGAACAGCTATGAATAATACGCTGCAGCAAGTATCTGGTGCTATTGGTTCCGCGGTGTTGATTACCGTAATGAACCATCAAACGACTGCAAAAGCAGAGGAACTTGCTGCTGACGCAATGGCTAATATGAGTGCAAACGCAGTTCAACCATCTGCACAGGCTGCAGCTGAAATGCAACAACACATCGTGAATGAAGCGATGTTACATGGTATTAATTTTACCTTTTTCATTTCAACATTGATTGCAGTTATCGCTCTTATCCTTGCTTTCTTTATTAAGAGAGTCAAGCCTAATCATGAAAATCAAACGGATGGGGAACATATAGAAACTGTGAATGAGAAATAA
- a CDS encoding DUF4256 domain-containing protein, translating to MTMRNKELSLEQREELLSTLKARFEKNMKRHEGLEWAEVQAKLEANDEKLWSLNEMEGTGGEPDVVGHDKKTGEYIFYDCSAESPKGRRSVCYDREALESRKKHKPENNAIDMATTMGIELLTEEQYRELQKLENFDMKTSSWVQTPANIRKLGGAIFCDYRYDTVFVYHNGADSYYAARGFRGSLKV from the coding sequence ATGACAATGAGAAATAAGGAGTTGTCACTAGAACAACGTGAGGAACTACTCAGTACTTTGAAAGCACGTTTTGAAAAAAACATGAAACGTCATGAAGGTCTTGAATGGGCTGAAGTTCAAGCTAAGCTCGAAGCCAATGATGAAAAACTGTGGTCACTCAATGAAATGGAGGGAACTGGTGGAGAACCGGATGTTGTTGGCCATGATAAAAAGACGGGCGAATATATTTTTTATGATTGTTCAGCAGAAAGCCCTAAAGGTCGCAGAAGTGTTTGTTACGATCGTGAAGCACTGGAATCAAGGAAAAAACACAAACCAGAAAATAACGCTATTGATATGGCAACTACCATGGGTATTGAACTTTTAACAGAAGAACAATACCGTGAGCTGCAGAAACTTGAAAATTTTGATATGAAAACGTCGAGCTGGGTGCAAACACCTGCGAATATTAGAAAACTCGGCGGGGCCATCTTTTGTGATTATCGCTACGATACTGTCTTTGTGTACCACAATGGTGCAGATTCCTACTATGCTGCAAGGGGCTTCCGTGGCTCGCTAAAGGTCTAA
- a CDS encoding IS4 family transposase — protein sequence MDKFTRKTSFEQWFSPISSTQMEELVETHQLNYYTKKLHIASFLRLLLFAQLNETESLRAISDTLFSDDLQKATNLASISFSQLGRRLNQVPTEFFQQIFLNLVEQIHTKSNFDQRRNTTTPLKIIDSSTLPLNLNNHRWAEFRKTKSGVKLHLRLVYLENGYSYPDKAALTNAKEHDRGQLEVLVDDKECMYVFDRGYLDYERFDRMTDDGFFFVSRLRKNAVIRVREPFELPTDSKVLSDEMIVIGTTQNRAENLFRLIKVLDTKGNELHLITFRFDISADEIAELYKSRWAIELFFKWMKQHLNIKKFYGQSEQAVHNQVYIAMIVYCLNVIAQLDTSSTRTYLQISRWLKAAPWKPAHIWIRKIEGKAIP from the coding sequence ATGGATAAGTTTACACGAAAAACATCATTTGAACAATGGTTTTCACCTATTTCTTCTACACAAATGGAGGAATTAGTTGAAACTCATCAATTAAATTACTATACAAAGAAGCTTCACATCGCTTCATTTTTAAGATTATTACTGTTTGCGCAGCTGAATGAAACGGAAAGCCTACGTGCTATCAGTGACACGTTATTTTCAGACGACTTACAAAAAGCAACGAATTTAGCATCCATCAGCTTTTCACAGCTAGGACGTCGGTTAAACCAAGTGCCAACTGAGTTTTTTCAACAGATTTTTCTAAACTTAGTCGAACAAATTCATACAAAATCAAATTTTGATCAACGCAGAAATACAACGACACCACTGAAAATAATTGATTCTAGCACATTACCACTGAATCTAAATAATCATCGGTGGGCTGAATTCCGCAAAACAAAATCTGGTGTGAAGCTGCATTTACGCCTTGTTTACTTAGAAAACGGCTATTCTTACCCCGACAAAGCTGCACTGACAAATGCGAAAGAACATGATCGTGGCCAGCTAGAAGTCCTGGTCGATGACAAAGAATGCATGTACGTCTTTGACCGTGGTTACTTGGATTATGAGCGCTTCGATCGTATGACAGATGATGGATTCTTCTTTGTCTCACGTCTGCGTAAAAATGCGGTAATACGTGTGCGTGAGCCATTTGAGCTACCTACAGATTCTAAAGTGTTATCCGATGAAATGATTGTGATTGGCACGACGCAAAATCGTGCTGAAAATCTGTTCCGTCTTATTAAAGTATTGGATACGAAAGGTAATGAGTTACATCTCATTACCTTTCGTTTTGATATAAGCGCTGACGAAATTGCGGAGCTGTATAAATCGCGCTGGGCAATTGAGTTATTTTTCAAATGGATGAAGCAGCACTTGAACATCAAGAAATTTTACGGGCAAAGCGAGCAAGCTGTGCATAACCAAGTGTACATCGCCATGATTGTCTACTGCTTAAATGTGATAGCTCAGCTGGATACGAGTAGTACACGAACGTATTTACAAATTAGTCGGTGGTTAAAAGCCGCCCCATGGAAACCCGCACATATTTGGATTCGAAAAATCGAAGGAAAAGCGATTCCATAA
- a CDS encoding metalloregulator ArsR/SmtB family transcription factor — MSEKYQERDVYAAIADPTRRQLIRLLSDVEELPLHELTAQFQMGRTAVSKHLAILKDADLVMARRVGRETRYRLNATPLKEIQDWVSHYEGFWKERMAKLNLLLEEKK; from the coding sequence TTGAGCGAGAAATATCAAGAGCGTGATGTTTATGCAGCGATTGCTGACCCAACAAGACGTCAATTAATACGTTTGTTGTCGGATGTAGAAGAATTACCTCTTCACGAATTAACGGCTCAATTTCAAATGGGTCGTACAGCAGTTTCTAAGCATCTGGCTATCCTTAAAGATGCTGATCTCGTAATGGCTCGAAGGGTTGGTAGGGAAACGAGGTATCGCTTAAATGCCACACCGTTGAAAGAAATTCAAGATTGGGTATCGCATTACGAAGGATTTTGGAAAGAAAGAATGGCTAAATTAAATCTATTATTGGAGGAAAAAAAATGA
- a CDS encoding lipoprotein, producing MKKIILSILLAIILAGCNKVVAQPQGKVVIDNNYYMMMAKDYQWDEDDVEIKTISSLDTNELADQFETLEVEKEDTLKFEIEKNPSSITVIRLNEDGTSEIVEMKDNKITMPSEEGYYIYELKTIWNKGRETFVFDVNVN from the coding sequence ATGAAGAAAATCATTTTATCTATATTACTTGCTATTATTTTAGCTGGATGCAATAAAGTTGTTGCTCAACCACAAGGCAAAGTTGTTATAGATAATAACTATTATATGATGATGGCAAAGGATTACCAATGGGACGAAGACGACGTTGAAATTAAAACAATAAGTTCTCTCGATACAAATGAACTAGCAGATCAATTTGAAACTTTAGAAGTTGAAAAAGAAGATACATTAAAATTTGAGATTGAGAAAAACCCTTCTTCCATAACAGTTATTAGACTGAATGAAGATGGTACAAGTGAAATTGTTGAAATGAAAGATAATAAAATTACCATGCCTTCGGAAGAGGGATATTATATTTATGAACTTAAAACAATTTGGAATAAGGGAAGAGAAACTTTTGTTTTTGATGTAAATGTAAACTAA
- a CDS encoding response regulator transcription factor: MRILVVEDELDLQEAIAEGLRIVGYAVDVCSNGEVAYELAYVENYDLIILDLNLPKMDGLKVLEKIREEKEELKVLILSARSSVSDKVKGLDIGANDYLTKPFDFAELEARIRNLLRRKFVQENNLLACGDVKIDLSKRIAFVDENELILTKKEFVLLEYLLMNQERVVSQEELIDHIWDSNADSFSGAIRVHIATLRKKLKALLDYDPIRTKIGEGYHIVKNDGDA; encoded by the coding sequence ATGAGAATTCTTGTAGTTGAAGATGAGTTGGATTTACAGGAAGCTATCGCTGAGGGACTTAGAATAGTAGGGTATGCAGTTGATGTCTGTAGTAATGGAGAAGTCGCTTATGAATTGGCGTACGTTGAAAATTATGACTTAATAATACTTGACTTAAATCTTCCGAAAATGGATGGATTAAAGGTTTTAGAAAAGATAAGAGAAGAAAAAGAGGAATTAAAAGTTTTAATCCTTAGTGCAAGAAGTAGTGTGAGTGACAAAGTTAAGGGTTTAGATATTGGTGCGAATGATTATTTAACTAAACCATTTGACTTTGCAGAATTAGAAGCAAGAATAAGAAATTTATTAAGGCGGAAATTTGTACAGGAAAACAATCTTTTAGCTTGTGGTGATGTAAAAATAGATTTGTCAAAGCGTATTGCATTTGTAGATGAAAATGAATTAATACTAACAAAAAAGGAATTTGTTTTACTGGAATACTTATTAATGAATCAGGAGAGAGTTGTCAGTCAAGAAGAATTGATTGATCACATTTGGGATAGTAATGCCGATAGCTTTAGTGGAGCTATTCGAGTTCATATAGCAACATTACGAAAAAAACTAAAAGCTCTTTTAGACTATGACCCCATACGTACAAAGATTGGTGAGGGCTATCATATTGTTAAAAATGATGGTGACGCATGA